The following coding sequences lie in one Hippopotamus amphibius kiboko isolate mHipAmp2 chromosome 17, mHipAmp2.hap2, whole genome shotgun sequence genomic window:
- the LOC130839598 gene encoding leucine-rich repeat-containing protein 37B-like → MWQPLWLLAQAAQPLEWALDPVQWTSNPPGLTEPWSSHSSDLPPESPHEITPSAESGGFNYLSSSPDQMLALPHHELTETLVPQPDTDSAAELFAGPDQFAVPHQDLSDKVTQQQKLPAAAPVLDWEQNQTLVLPFRYKSKTKTTGLDQAEGHQSFEILVPLLGSKNSKPTKFIVSPPNLKKDLVQHRQLAKVVAGTTGQLETETQGLEQQLQNDCVDSGMDTIYPEESLPTDFLGNSEQPPEPPEEAEISASQQEAQLRHPETPEVVESFSPQAEVQDETAEPTEEVEPPPLQQEPPSQPLELPQEFEPSLLHQETPTQAPGYPTEYVLESPVTLKPLDLELTIIPTPTTEAERSTVLQQSAVPAAYPEVTIASPEQVQLPHPTLTEVTVQPLDLEITFTPESSVEAEPSPTMGQPQAQPPEEVVAQSPSHPEVPLPAPDQDHAKSPTSPRVTVKPLDLEPTITPEPSMESGYSTALPQTPAPPPKHPEVTLAQPTLTQVTVTPVDLGGTTSQQPSPSETVLLFSTQDSVSTGLPGVNYTPQKKQPEQNVTTDINMCELCTCKDETLSCVGLSPKQKLHRVPEPQPNTYKGIFTTVNFQGNSMSYIDENVWKAYRWTETLILSENHLTELHKDSSEGLLSLQYLDLSCNKIQSIERRTFEPLPFLQFINLGCNLLTDLSFGKFQAWHGMQFLHKL, encoded by the exons ATGTGGCaaccattgtggcttctggcccaggcagctcagcctctggagtgggccctggaccctgtccagtggacctccaACCCCCCGGGGCTGACCGAGCCTTGGTCCtcacactcctcagacctccctcccgaatcgcccCATGAGATTACACCCTCCGCAGAGTCGGGGGGCTTTAAttacttgtcctcctctccagaccaGATGCTGGCGCTGCCTCATCATGagttgactgagactttggttccacagCCAGACACGGATTCAGCTGCAGAGCTGTtcgcagggccagatcagttcgctgttccacatcaggatctGAGTGACAAggtaacccagcagcaaaagctcccagcagcagctccagtgctggactgggaacagaatcagaccttggttctgccttttcgatacaaaagtaagactaaaaccacaggtctagatcaggctgaaggtcaccaatcatttgaaatacttgttcctctTCTAGGTAGTAAGAactcaaaaccaacgaagtttattgtttcacccccaaacctgaagaaggatctagttcagcatcgacagcttgctaaagttgttgCTGGAACTACAGGCCAGTTAGAAActgaaactcagggtctagaacaacAGTTGCAGAATGATTGTGTAGattccggtatggataccatttatcctgaggagagcctgcctacAGATTTTCTGGGGAACTCAGAGCAACCTCcggagccccctgaggaggctgaaatttctgcatcccagcaagaggcccaacttcgtcatccagagacccctgaggtggttgaatctttttcaccccaggcagaggtccaggatgaaactgcagagcccactgaagaggtagaaccacctccactccagcaggagcctccgtctcagcctctagagctccctcaggagtttgaaccttccctactccatcaagagaccccaactcaagctccaggatACCCTACCGAGTATGTgcttgaaagtcca gtcacacttaaacctctggatttggaactgaccatcatTCCAACG CCTACCACAGAGGCTGAACGTTCCACAGTCCTGCAGCAGAGTGCAGTTCCAGCAGCATATCCCGAAGTGACAATTGCAAGTCCAGAGCAGGTTCAGCTTCCACATCCAACCTTGACTGAGGTTACAGTTCAACCTTTGGACCTGGAAATTACGTTCACTCCAGAATCCAGTGTGGAGGCTGAACCTTCTCCAACCATGGGGCAGccccaagctcagcctccagaggaAGTTGTAGCTCAGTCTCCATCGCATCCCGAGGTGCCGCTTCCAGCACCAGATCAGGATCATGCTAAGTCTCCAACATCACCCAGGGTCACAGTGAAACCTTTGGACCTGGAACCTACCATAACTCCAGAGCCTTCCATGGAGTCTGGATATTCTACAGCCCTGCCGCaaactccagccccacctcccaaacACCCTGAGGTGACGCTTGCACAGCCAACTCTGACTCAAGTCACAGTTACCCCTGTGGACCTGGGAGGTACCACTTCTCAGCAACCAAGTCCATCTGAgacagttcttttattttcaactcaGGATTCAGTATCCACAGGTCTTCCTGGTGTAAACTATACCCCCCAAAAGAAGCAACCAGAACAGAATGTCACCACGGACATCAACATGTGTGAGCTCTGTACCTGCAAAGATGAGACGCTGTCCTGTGTGGGTCTCAGCCCAAAGCAGAAGCTCCACAGAGTGCCTGAGCCACAGCCCAACACCTACAAGGGCATCTTCACCACCGT AAATTTCCAAGGAAACTCTATGTCTTACATTGATGAAAATGTGTGGAAGGCATACCGTTGGACTGAGAcact gattCTCAGTGAAAATCATTTGACTGAATTACATAAGGACTCATCTGAAGGCTTGCTATCCCTCCAGTATTT agATTTATCCTGCAATAAAATACAGTCTATTGAAAGACGTACATTTGAACCGCTACCTTTTTTGCAGTTTAT aaatctaGGTTGCAATTTACTCACAGACCTGAGCTTTGGAAAGTTTCAGGCCTGGCATGGAATGCAGTTTTTACATAAGTTGTAA